Proteins encoded together in one Dethiosulfovibrio salsuginis window:
- a CDS encoding ImmA/IrrE family metallo-endopeptidase — protein sequence MGIDIYHSKARHIDGTLLTHGDRKIILVSTALPYERRRFTVAHELGHYVLGHRKVAFSLDSPESWVVREEQAANAFAAELLMPKTALQAIHYKHDTKQLAQIFGVSPLAMEIRLEEFRG from the coding sequence ATGGGAATTGATATCTACCACAGCAAAGCCAGACACATCGACGGCACACTACTCACTCACGGAGACCGAAAGATTATCCTTGTCTCCACCGCCCTTCCTTACGAACGCCGTCGCTTCACAGTGGCCCACGAACTAGGACATTACGTCCTCGGCCACCGAAAGGTCGCCTTCTCCCTCGACAGCCCTGAATCCTGGGTCGTCAGGGAAGAACAGGCCGCCAACGCTTTTGCGGCGGAACTACTCATGCCCAAGACGGCCCTTCAAGCAATCCACTATAAGCACGACACAAAGCAACTGGCCCAGATCTTCGGCGTCAGCCCTCTAGCCATGGAAATCAGGCTGGAGGAGTTTAGGGGATAA